The nucleotide sequence AGGTTTTTTGAGAGTGTGGTTGCAGTCAGTGCTatctgtgctgtgagcgccccctactgcAGAGAAACAGTACGGTCATACGTACTGTTTCTCGAGACGTATGACGGTGTTGTCAAAAAAAGATTACATTACTTCTAACACATGTTTATTAGACGTGATATAAAGTTGTTAGAGTGTCTGACTCACCATGTCGAGGAAGGTGTTCTCCAGGGATCTGTACTCGGGCGACGTCTTGTTGAAGAGGTCCTCAGAGAAGTTCATGTTGGTGACTCGCAGGCTGAAGAACACCACCAGCTCCCGGCCATGGCTCGCTGCAGTCATAGAGGGCGTGGTCAGGTACCGCAGTGTCGGAGTGGGGGTTGTGACGTCGTCACCTGCTGCCATGAAGCCACTACCCTCATGCAGCGGCTCATTTGCCTCCGTGGTCACCACATCTGTTTCCTCCAGCTCCACGGACAGGTCTTTCTGGCCAGTGACGCCAGCAGCCGGCGCCGGAGAGCTGGTTTGGCTTTCGCCTCCtccctgctgctgtgtctcttCTAAGTCTTCATCTGTGACGACAGCAGCAGTCTCATTTAGCTCCGACTCTGTGAGATCAAACTCGGAGGGGATCACAGTTCGCTCCGCTACCTCAAAGAGTCCAGAGTCTGGAGTCGGGCTGGACGAGGAAACTTCAGAAGCAGACGTAGCCGGAGGTGAAGGGAGGGAGTGTGAAACCGGCGGTGCTGTCGCGCTGATGTCTCTCTCCGGGGAGGAATCACTTTCTTGTGTCGCCTCCGGCTGGTCTTTGatgttctctgttgtgtctcGTCTATCTGAAGCTGCCACCTCTTTGAAATgtcagaggtaaaaaaaaaaaagctgaattaaATCATGGATGCTCAACAAAGGATTTCCACAAATTACAGAAATGAGCCTGAATCATGCATAACACATTCAAACGGCTTCATGCTTAGATTTTAGCTTAAAAAAGGGGCTTCTGTCACTTCTGTCACTTCTTCCACAAATGAAGTACAAATGAACATCACTTGAGTCTAATGTGGGTGAACCCGGCGAGGACACCGTTTTCACCAACTTCACAATGTTCACAAACCCCTGGCATGTTAGAGGCGGGCTAAA is from Solea senegalensis isolate Sse05_10M unplaced genomic scaffold, IFAPA_SoseM_1 scf7180000013062, whole genome shotgun sequence and encodes:
- the LOC122760144 gene encoding interphotoreceptor matrix proteoglycan 1-like, with the protein product VAASDRRDTTENIKDQPEATQESDSSPERDISATAPPVSHSLPSPPATSASEVSSSSPTPDSGLFEVAERTVIPSEFDLTESELNETAAVVTDEDLEETQQQGGGESQTSSPAPAAGVTGQKDLSVELEETDVVTTEANEPLHEGSGFMAAGDDVTTPTPTLRYLTTPSMTAASHGRELVVFFSLRVTNMNFSEDLFNKTSPEYRSLENTFLDMLLPYLQANLTGFKKLEILNFRKGSVVVNSKMKFAKSVPYNVTEAVHGVLEEFCSAAARNMHIDIDTRSLDIEPADRADPCKFLSCDDFSRCQVNVRTQEAKCVCEPGFLSVDAQPCQSVCVLQPNYCSTGTCHIVPGHGAICRRMRRSSALGLTS